A single genomic interval of Antechinus flavipes isolate AdamAnt ecotype Samford, QLD, Australia chromosome 1, AdamAnt_v2, whole genome shotgun sequence harbors:
- the SLC44A2 gene encoding choline transporter-like protein 2 isoform X2: MEDGRKESEGPYGTPQKYDPTFKGPIYNRGCTDVICCVALFLAIVGYVAVGIIAWTHGDPRKVIYPTDSRGQFCGQKGTPNENKPFLFYFNILKCASPLVLLEFQCPTMQICVKNCPSRYLTYLQASGQAQELEYYKQFCVPGFGQGKKKSPAEVLRDGDCPAVLTPSKPLARRCLPAIETHKGVITVGNETTFDDGHGQKRNVSELVEGAKKANVVLEARQLAMRVFEDYTVSWYWILIGLVIAMALSLIFIILLRFLAGIMIWIMIVMVILVLGYGIFHCYMEYSRLRGEAGSDVSIGDLGFQTDFRVYLHLRQTWLAFMIILCVLELIIILLLIFLRKRILIAIALIKEASRAVGYVMTSLLYPLFTFFLLCLCIAYWASTAVFLSTSNEAIYKVFNDTACVAAGQTCNPETFHNSNVTRLCPDARCQFAFYGGETGYHRALLGLQIYNVFMFFWLANFALALGQVTLAGAFASYYWAINKPDDLPAFPLFSSFGRALRYHTGSLAFGSLILAIVQVIRVILEYLDQRLKAAENRFAKFLMTCLKCCFWCLEKFLKFLNRNAYIMIAIYGTNFCTSAKNAFFLLMRNIIRVAVLDKVTDFLFLLGKLLVVGSVGILAFFFFTHRIKIVQDTAPSLNYYWVPIWYGTS; encoded by the exons ATGGAGGATGGCCGAAAGGAGTCTGAAGGACCGTACG GAACGCCTCAGAAATATGACCCAACATTCAAGGGCCCTATTTACAACAG agGCTGCACCGATGTTATTTGCTGTGTGGCCCTATTCCTAGCCATTGTGGGGTATGTGGCTGTGGGCATTATAG CCTGGACTCATGGAGATCCTCGAAAGGTGATTTATCCTACAGACAGCCGTGGGCAGTTCTGTGGGCAGAAGGGGACACCTAACGA GAACAAGCCTTTCTTGTTTTACTTCAACATCCTGAAATGTGCTAGTCCCTTGGTGCTACTTGAGTTTCAGTGCCCAACCATGCAG aTCTGTGTGAAGAACTGTCCTTCTAGATATCTCACCTATCTCCAAGCCTCTGGTCAAGCCCAGGAGCTGGAGTATTATAAACAATTCTGCGTTCCAGGCTTTGGCCAAGGCAAAAAAAAG AGTCCTGCTGAAGTTCTTAGGGATGGAGACTGCCCTGCGGTGCTCACACCCAGCAAACCTT TGGCTCGGCGATGCCTCCCAGCCATTGAGACCCACAAAGGCGTGATCACTGTGGGCAATGAGACCACGTTTGATGATGGACATGGCCAGAAGAGAAATGTGTCAGAACTGGTGGAGGGAGCCAA GAAGGCGAATGTGGTGCTGGAGGCACGGCAGCTGGCCATGCGTGTGTTTGAGGATTACACTGTATCCTGGTATTGGATTCTCAT TGGTCTGGTGATTGCCATGGCTCTGAGCCTCATCTTCATCATCCTCCTCCGCTTCCTGGCCGGGATCATGATCTGGATTATGATAGTCATGGTCATCTTGGTGCTGGGTTACG gaATCTTTCACTGTTACATGGAATATTCCCGACTCCGAGGTGAAGCTGGCTCTGATGTTTCCATTGGGGACCTGGGCTTCCAGACTGACTTTCGGGTATATCTGCACCTGAGACAAACCTGGCTGGCTTTCA TGATCATCCTGTGTGTGCTGGAGCTCATCATAATCCTCCTGCTCATATTCCTGAGAAAGCGCATCCTTATTGCCATTGCCCTCATCAAGGAAGCCAGCAG GGCTGTAGGCTATGTCATGACCTCCCTGCTATACccactttttacctttttcctccTCTGCCTCTGTATTGCCTATTGGGCCAGCACTGCTGT CTTCCTGTCTACTTCCAATGAGGCTATCTACAAGGTCTTCAATGACACTGCCTGTGTAGCTGCTGGACAGACATGTAATCCAGAG ACTTTCCATAACTCAAATGTGACCCGTTTGTGCCCTGACGCTCGATGCCAGTTTGCCTTCTATGGTGGGGAGACTGGCTATCACCGGGCACTGCTCGGCCTGCAGATCTACAATGTCTTCATGTTCTTCTGGCTGGCAAACTTTGCACTGGCTTTGGGCCAGGTGACACTGGCTGGCGCCTTTGCCTCCTACTATTGGGCCATAAACAAGCCAGATGACCTTCctgcctttcctctcttctcctccttcggCAGGGCACTCAG GTACCACACAGGCTCCTTAGCCTTCGGCTCCCTCATTCTCGCCATCGTGCAGGTAATCCGTGTGATACTCGAGTACCTGGACCAGCGGCTCAAAG CTGCAGAGAACAGATTTGCCAAATTCCTCATGACCTGTCTCAAGTGCTGCTTTTGGTGCCTGGAAAAATTCCTCAAATTCCTCAATAGGAATGCCTATATCATG attgcCATCTATGGTACCAACTTCTGTACGTCTGCCAAAAATGCCTTCTTCTTGCTCATGCGGAACATTATTAG GGTAGCTGTCTTGGACAAGGTCActgatttccttttcctcttgggAAAGCTTCTAGTGGTGGGGAGTGTTG GAATTCTGGCATTCTTCTTCTTCACCCACCGAATCAAGATTGTACAGGACACAGCACCTTCCCTCAACTACTACTGGGTTCCCATCTGGTATGGAACTTCCTGA
- the SLC44A2 gene encoding choline transporter-like protein 2 isoform X1 produces MGGERQHYYGQHGTPQKYDPTFKGPIYNRGCTDVICCVALFLAIVGYVAVGIIAWTHGDPRKVIYPTDSRGQFCGQKGTPNENKPFLFYFNILKCASPLVLLEFQCPTMQICVKNCPSRYLTYLQASGQAQELEYYKQFCVPGFGQGKKKSPAEVLRDGDCPAVLTPSKPLARRCLPAIETHKGVITVGNETTFDDGHGQKRNVSELVEGAKKANVVLEARQLAMRVFEDYTVSWYWILIGLVIAMALSLIFIILLRFLAGIMIWIMIVMVILVLGYGIFHCYMEYSRLRGEAGSDVSIGDLGFQTDFRVYLHLRQTWLAFMIILCVLELIIILLLIFLRKRILIAIALIKEASRAVGYVMTSLLYPLFTFFLLCLCIAYWASTAVFLSTSNEAIYKVFNDTACVAAGQTCNPETFHNSNVTRLCPDARCQFAFYGGETGYHRALLGLQIYNVFMFFWLANFALALGQVTLAGAFASYYWAINKPDDLPAFPLFSSFGRALRYHTGSLAFGSLILAIVQVIRVILEYLDQRLKAAENRFAKFLMTCLKCCFWCLEKFLKFLNRNAYIMIAIYGTNFCTSAKNAFFLLMRNIIRVAVLDKVTDFLFLLGKLLVVGSVGILAFFFFTHRIKIVQDTAPSLNYYWVPIWYGTS; encoded by the exons ATGGGGGGTGAGCGGCAGCACTACTACGGCCAGCATG GAACGCCTCAGAAATATGACCCAACATTCAAGGGCCCTATTTACAACAG agGCTGCACCGATGTTATTTGCTGTGTGGCCCTATTCCTAGCCATTGTGGGGTATGTGGCTGTGGGCATTATAG CCTGGACTCATGGAGATCCTCGAAAGGTGATTTATCCTACAGACAGCCGTGGGCAGTTCTGTGGGCAGAAGGGGACACCTAACGA GAACAAGCCTTTCTTGTTTTACTTCAACATCCTGAAATGTGCTAGTCCCTTGGTGCTACTTGAGTTTCAGTGCCCAACCATGCAG aTCTGTGTGAAGAACTGTCCTTCTAGATATCTCACCTATCTCCAAGCCTCTGGTCAAGCCCAGGAGCTGGAGTATTATAAACAATTCTGCGTTCCAGGCTTTGGCCAAGGCAAAAAAAAG AGTCCTGCTGAAGTTCTTAGGGATGGAGACTGCCCTGCGGTGCTCACACCCAGCAAACCTT TGGCTCGGCGATGCCTCCCAGCCATTGAGACCCACAAAGGCGTGATCACTGTGGGCAATGAGACCACGTTTGATGATGGACATGGCCAGAAGAGAAATGTGTCAGAACTGGTGGAGGGAGCCAA GAAGGCGAATGTGGTGCTGGAGGCACGGCAGCTGGCCATGCGTGTGTTTGAGGATTACACTGTATCCTGGTATTGGATTCTCAT TGGTCTGGTGATTGCCATGGCTCTGAGCCTCATCTTCATCATCCTCCTCCGCTTCCTGGCCGGGATCATGATCTGGATTATGATAGTCATGGTCATCTTGGTGCTGGGTTACG gaATCTTTCACTGTTACATGGAATATTCCCGACTCCGAGGTGAAGCTGGCTCTGATGTTTCCATTGGGGACCTGGGCTTCCAGACTGACTTTCGGGTATATCTGCACCTGAGACAAACCTGGCTGGCTTTCA TGATCATCCTGTGTGTGCTGGAGCTCATCATAATCCTCCTGCTCATATTCCTGAGAAAGCGCATCCTTATTGCCATTGCCCTCATCAAGGAAGCCAGCAG GGCTGTAGGCTATGTCATGACCTCCCTGCTATACccactttttacctttttcctccTCTGCCTCTGTATTGCCTATTGGGCCAGCACTGCTGT CTTCCTGTCTACTTCCAATGAGGCTATCTACAAGGTCTTCAATGACACTGCCTGTGTAGCTGCTGGACAGACATGTAATCCAGAG ACTTTCCATAACTCAAATGTGACCCGTTTGTGCCCTGACGCTCGATGCCAGTTTGCCTTCTATGGTGGGGAGACTGGCTATCACCGGGCACTGCTCGGCCTGCAGATCTACAATGTCTTCATGTTCTTCTGGCTGGCAAACTTTGCACTGGCTTTGGGCCAGGTGACACTGGCTGGCGCCTTTGCCTCCTACTATTGGGCCATAAACAAGCCAGATGACCTTCctgcctttcctctcttctcctccttcggCAGGGCACTCAG GTACCACACAGGCTCCTTAGCCTTCGGCTCCCTCATTCTCGCCATCGTGCAGGTAATCCGTGTGATACTCGAGTACCTGGACCAGCGGCTCAAAG CTGCAGAGAACAGATTTGCCAAATTCCTCATGACCTGTCTCAAGTGCTGCTTTTGGTGCCTGGAAAAATTCCTCAAATTCCTCAATAGGAATGCCTATATCATG attgcCATCTATGGTACCAACTTCTGTACGTCTGCCAAAAATGCCTTCTTCTTGCTCATGCGGAACATTATTAG GGTAGCTGTCTTGGACAAGGTCActgatttccttttcctcttgggAAAGCTTCTAGTGGTGGGGAGTGTTG GAATTCTGGCATTCTTCTTCTTCACCCACCGAATCAAGATTGTACAGGACACAGCACCTTCCCTCAACTACTACTGGGTTCCCATCTGGTATGGAACTTCCTGA